Genomic DNA from Gemmatimonadota bacterium:
CACCAGCTTGGCCTGTTGAACCGCGTTGGCCTCGATGCGTGCCACGGATTCCTTGACGCGAACGGGATCCTCCAACGCGCCCGGGACCAACGTGAGGAGCTGCGTCCAACCCAACATTGCCGTGAGAGGCGTCCGCAACTCATGGGAGATGACGGCGAGAAACTCGTCCTTTGCCTGATTGGCTTCCTGTGCTGCACGGCGGGCCTGCTTCTCCGCGATCAGCATGCGGGAGAACGCCTCGGCCGCCAGCTTCTGATCGTGGACGTCCGTGTTGGTGCCGAACCAGCGCACGATCCTGCCCCTGGCGTCGCGCAGCGGCATGGCTCGCGACAGGTGCCAGCGCATTGCTCCGTCGCTACCGCGCCGGAGGCGGAACTCATCCTCCCACAGCGCTCCGCTGCGGAAAGCCTCGCGATAGTTGGCCAGCACTCTCGGAAGGTCGGCGGGATCGTGGACCGAGACCCATCCCCATCCCTCCATCGACTCGAGGGTGGTTCCCGTGTACTCGAACCAGCGCCGGTTGTACCAGTCGATCCAGCCGTCGGGCGTGGCGGACCAGGCGAGCTGCGGAAGCCAGTCGACGAAGTCGCGAAACTGGGTCTCGGTCTCCAGGGGCGGATGATCCGGGTCGGCGGATGGGCGCGCGTGGGACACCTCGATCACGGAGCCGTGCCCACGTAGCTGGCTCACGTCGTGAGGCACGATCCAGCCTCGATCCCGCACGGTGAGCCAGGTGCCGTCGGCCCGTGACAAGCGGTAGGTGAGGGACCACTGGCCACCCACGCGCAGGGATGTGGCCACCACCGACCGGATCCGCTCCCGGTCCTCCTCGTGGACCCGCGCCCACCAGGTGTCGGATGGCCCCTGCAAGGGCCAGTCTGGATTCCCCAGGAGACCACGGACGTTGTCGTCCCAAGACCGCTCGTCGCGGACAGGGTCCCAGTCCCACCAGGTCCAGCGTCGTTCCGGCACGAGGTTCCCACTCCGCGGTGAGCGACATCCGTGGGCCGCGCGCCGTCGGCACGCGCCACCGCCTTCGAATCCGATCCGAAAGATGTGCCGTCTGACGCGCCTGGGCCAACCTGGCCCGACGTTCCGAGTGGGCCTTGACGCGCAGGAACCCGGCCGGACCCGATGCCACGCAGCAGCGAGGTCCCGGCCGGGTCCATTCGGGTCGGTTCGGGACGGCGTCAGGCGAGCGCCTCGAAGTTGAGGCGGCGCTCGGCCAAGCGCGTGAGCTTCTGGTCGGCCAATGCCTCCTCGTTCAACGTCTCCTGGAGCAGATCGGCCGCCCTGTAGTCACCCAGCTTTTCCGCGAACGCCCGGGCCACACCGTAGCCGGCCATCTCGTAGTGCTCGATGCGCTGTGCAGCCGCTACGATCGCAGCATCGCGGACGTCATCGGAGGCCCGCTCGGTGACGGCGTCTTTGGCCTCCTTCAGAAGGCCTTCCATCCCCTTGCACTTCTGCCCGCCTGGCTTGGCATCCAGCCCGGAGAAGATCTTCTCCAGCCGGGCCACTTGACGCTCGGTCTGCTTGTGATGGGCCTCCAGAGCCTGTCGTAGTCCTTTGTCCTGCGCTGCCGCCACCATCTGGGGGAGGTGGTCCAGGATCTGGTGCTCCGCGCTATAGAGATCCTTGAGCTCGTGGATGTAGAGCTTCCGGAGTGACGTCAGGTTCATCAGGTCCTCGCCGGTTCGAGTGGGATTCGTGATTGGATACCACGGGACGGGCATCGGAGGGGCAAACGCCGTACCGAGCAGCACCCTTCCAACGAGCCACCGAAGGGCGATCCGGGACCGCGTCCTTCCGCGGATCGGACGGGACGGACCCTCTCGGCGCGTTGCGCTCGAGACCGAAGTGAAACACGACCGGTGAGTGCCGGGGCGGAGCCGAGGCGCACGAGCCACCCAGGTACAGGGGCACAGCGGGTCAGAGCGAAGGCATGCTCGTTGCCCCCATGCCGTCGCGGAATCCTGGACGCCTCGCCGGACAAGGAGGGCATGTGGCGACGTGCGAGATCTGCGGAAACGCATACGACAAGTCGTTCGAGGTGACGCTCCACAACGGAGACACCCACGTCTTCGACTCGTTCGAGTGTGCGATCCATGCCCTGGCGCCCACCTGCGGCCACTGCGGGTGCCGAATCGTGGGCCACGGCGTGGAGGCCGAGCACCGCTTCTACTGCTGTGCCCACTGCGCCCGCGCACAGGGAGTGACAGGTGTGGACGACAGGGCGTAGCGCCGTCTTGGAGACAACACGGACCCGTCAACGACGAACGGTGGGAGGGACCATGAAACGGAGTACCAAACGAAAGATCCAGAAGCACCTGCAGCAGGCAGGCGAGACAGTCACGAAGGCCGGAGAAGCGCTGCGACCCGCCGCTCGGAACGGAGCCGGCAAGGCGGTGGTGGCCGCGGCGGGTATCGCGGCCCTGGGAGCCGCGGGAGTCGTGACGGCCCGGGCACTCCGGCAGCGGCGGTCGAACGGTGCGGAGCCGGGAACCACGTTCAGGCTCGAAGCAGATGCGGAGGGGGGATGGATCCTGACGCGGGATGGTGGCGACGACCAACGGTTCGGGAACAAGCGCCAAGCGCTACGCGCCGCACGGGACGTCGCGGCCTCCGCACACCCCAGCCGGCTGATCATCCACCGCACGGACGGACGCGTGCAACGCACCCATACCTACTAGCGCCCAACCTTCGCGCGCGCGCCCCGCCCGGGGGCGCGTGACGCGAAGGCCTTCGCTCGTCGTCAGGCCCGACCGGGGCGCGCTGCACATACGAACATCGGACCGGACATGCATTCGCATGCCCGGCCCGATCTGGACCCGTGCCGTCGGATGGGGGTCGCTATCCGATACGGTCGGTGTCCAACTTCCCGTGTAGCGCTGCCAAGTCGCGCTCGAGCTCCGCACGCAGGAGTGCCGCTTCGGCCCGCTTCTCCCGGAACTCGTGACGCTCGCTTCGACCTAGAAGTGTAGGTGGGCACCCAGGTCGATGACGAAGTACCTCATGTCCGCGTCGTCTTCCGGCTGAGCGAACTCGGCCCGGTAGCCGTAGTAGCGTACGGCCGGCACCAGCGCGAAGCGCGGCGAGAGATCCAGATCGATGCCGGCCCCCACCTCGAAGCCAGGCGCCCAATCCGAGTCCGAGCCGGAGATCGCGGCCTGATCGTAGATCACACCTCCACGGACCCAGGGAAGCGCCCGGGCTTCCCTGGCGAAGACGAACTTGACGCCGGCGCCGAGCCCCTTGCCATTGCGATCGTCCACGCACTCGGGGCCGTCGCAATTGAAGCGGTAGGCCCGCACGCCGCCGTAGAGGCTGGCTGCATTGGAGACGGAATAGAGCAGGTCGACCGCGCCACTCAGTCCGGCGGTCTCGTCGTTGTCACCGATGTCTCCGGTGGGGAGGGTGGCGCCGAGCCGCCCCTCCAGGGACCAGCGGTGATCCTGCGCAGCGGCCGGCTGAGCGGTGAGCGCTCCGGCGAACGCCGCCGCGCAGACCACGATTCTGAATCTAGACATCGAATTCCTCCGAGATCGTCGGGTATCGACGGCACGCGATGAGTGCGGTTCGTCGAGCCCGAACGAGGGGCAGGAGGAATGCCGGACGTAGCGAGTGTAGCGAAACGAGGAACCTCGCATCGCCCGGGGCGTGGAAAACCGGCGAAAGCCGAAGCTGCGCCTGGTCAAACGCCGTCTGCGCCGATCCGCTCCGGCGTCGTCTCGTCCGGTCGGAGGGTGCGCTGGATCGTGCTGCGTTCCTTCGGCTGAAACACGACTCGGGCGTCCAACGCAGGTCGCGCGGTGAATGCCGCGAGGCCCTCGATCCATTCGTCCGCGCGGATGCACAAAGGGCCGGAACCCGCTGGGTTCCGGCCCCTGCTGCTTCTGTCGTACCGAGGGGGGGGCCGGCAGCGTCAGGACACCGGCCGCTCCCGTTTGCGCAGCACGAACAGCCCTTCGCGCATGCTGGAGACGATGATGTTCCCGCTCTTGAAGTAGGGATAGTTGCTCCACGACCCCGCGAACCCGGGGGCGTCGTCGCCCCAAGGCACCGTGTCGAAATGGGCAACCTCGCGCGGGTTGGCCGGATCACTGATGTCGATGATCCGCAGGCCGGCCACATAGTTCGACTCGTACATCAGGTTGCCCTTGACGTAGAGGTTGTGATCGGACGCGGCGGTCTCACCCTTGTATTCGGTGAGCAGGACCGGGTCGTCCAGATCCGCGATGTCCCAGACCAACGTGCGGGTCCGGTCCTGCGTGCCCGACAGCTCATCGAGCTCGTCGTCCAGGAAGAAGTAGCGGTGGTCGTCCGAGATCCACCCCTGGTGTGAATACGCGACGTTGGGATAGGACGCCCGTGAAAGCGCCACCGGATTGGCCTTGTCCGTCACGTCCGCGATGGAGAGCGCCGTCTCGTTGGCGCCGAAGCAGATCTCCTTGTCCTGGTGCTCGGTGTCCGGCCCGTGATAGACGGTGCACATGGCATCGTGGCTGTATCCTGTCTTGGCGTTCCCGGTGAGCGGATCCGAGAAGCAGCCCGCGAACATGGGGTTGCGCGGGTCGCGGATGTCGATCATGTGGAGGCCGCCGCCGCAGGTCTCACCGCCCATGCTGCTGCCCACCGCGTAGGCGAAGCCGGTCTCTTCGTTGATGACGATGTTGTGGGCGCTGTGGATCCCCGAATAGTGGGCATCCTCGCTGAACGTCTCTGGCGTCCCGTTGAAATCCCGGAGCCGTGTCAGATCGAAGATCTGCACGCCGTGCTCTCCGGCGGCGTCCGCCACGACGAAGGCGTGATCCTTGTAGACCTTGATGTCGCGCCAGAGGTTCTTGGTGGCACCCTCGGTAAGGGGAAGGTTGCCGAGGTAGACCGGATGGGCCGGGTCGGTCACGTCCACGAACGAGGTGCCGTCGAAGCGTCCGATGAGGGCGTACTCCCGGTTGGACTCGGAATCCGTCCAACCCCAGATGTCGCTCACCATGATGCCACGCTCGGCGCCGAGTGCGCTGGCGGGCAGGAAGGAGACGAGATCGACGTCCTGACACCCGAAGCTGGCGGCCATTCCATCGGCGGAGCAGTCGACCTGCCCACCCGTGATCGCTTCCAGACCCGAGCCTGCGTCCGTAACCGTCGAGGTCTCGGTCCAGGTGCCGTCCGCACCTCGCCGGAACACGAACCCGGTGCCCTCCCAGAAGTCGTCGCCCGGGGCGCCCAGCACGGCCACGTCGCCGCTGCCGGCCACGGCCATTCCGAAAAAACCGGCCATGCCCTGCGTCTCGGCGGTGAGGGTCTGCTTGGGGGTCCAGGTGCCCGCTTGTCGCCCGAACACGTAGACCACACCGGAGAACTGTCCCACCATCGGCGCGCCCACCAGAAGGTCTTCACCCGCCACCACGAAGTCGGCTCCGAAGATCGTGGGCCCCTGCGCCTCGGGCTTGAGGGGCGTCCCAGCAGCCCAGGTGCCATCCGCACCGCGCGTGAACTCGTAGAGCGCACCGTTGGCATTGCCCGTGATCGGAGCCGAGGCCAGCGCCCATCCTTCACCGAGGTGGACCTTGGTCCCCATCGCCAGCGCTCCGGCGGGCGCCGCCAAACGAGTCAGCGCACGCCATCCGCTCCCGTCACGCTCGAACAGATAGGCGGCGCCGGGGCCGGGTTGGCCCTGCATCCCGCCTCCACCCACCGAACCGCCCGGGCCGGGGGCGCCCACCAGGACCTGATTGCCTTGTACCGAGATGGAACGGCCCAGCCTCGAGTCGGCCGGATCGGAGGGAGCGAGCTCTCCGGCCGGGCGCCAGCCGGCCGCCGCGTCATAGGCGTAGACCACGCCCTTCTGCGTGGCCTGCGGCGCTCCGACGAAGAGGAAGCCGTCCGAGATGCCCAACGCGGAGCCGAAGGCGGCGTCCGCCGGACCGGCCGGAGCCGCGAGCTTGGCCACCTGACGCCACTCCGACCCCGCGCGCTGGAAGATGTAGACGGACCCGCCGCCCTGCTGGGGTGCGCCCACCGCAAGCCACGCTCCGTGCGCCGCGATGGCGGTGCCGAATCCGTCGCCGATCTCGGCGTCCGAACCCTCCACCATGGCGATTTCGCGGAAGCCCGCCGCGCCGCGCTCGAAGACGTGGACGCTCCCGGCCCGGCTGGGGGGGATGGGCATCCCAGTAGCGGCGCCCGTGCGGCCCACGTACAGGAGCGAACCGTCCATCACCATCGCGGATGCGAAGCCCGCCGCCGGCAGCGCCGGGTGGGCGGAGACGTACGTCTGGGCGGGGACGGCTGCCGGAACTGCAAGCAGAGCCGCTACCAGGAGCATGCGAGTCGAAGCCATCGTTGTCCGTTCCTCCGATCGTTCATCGCGGCCGGGCCCGATCGCCGGCCGGACACTGCTACCCCCCCAGACCGCCTGGATGGTCCCCAGCCCCCCGGGGTCGGGGTTCCGCGGCCCGGGTCCACGGGGGGATACGGGCAGCCCTGCCCTGCCTTTCCGGTCCCCGTGCGTATCGCGAGCGAGGCGCGCCGCGGAGCGGCGGCGGGGCTTCTGGGCAGGGGGACCACCTGGGTGGCGGTCAGGGGAGGGATGGGTAGATTGCCGACCTCGGCGCTCCCACCCCTCACCGAAAGGGCGGTCTCTTGGGCAAGGCACTCAAGGTTCTCTACAACTGCAACAAGTGCCCCGCGTACTGCTGCTCCTACGCATGGATTCCAGTGACGGACCGGGACCTCAAGCGCCTGGCCAAGCATCACGGCATCACCGAGAAGAAGGCGGAGCGCAGATTCACCAAGACCACCAAGGACGGCGTGCGTGTCCTTCGTCACAAGGACGACGAGTACTTCGAGACCATCTGCATGTTCATCGACGACGAGACCCGCGGATGCAGCATCTACGAGGGGCGTCCCACCATCTGCCGTCAGTATCCTGGGAGTGCGCGTTGCGGCTACTACGATTTCCTGTCCGCAGAACGGAACCGATTCGACGATCCGGATCTCGTGGTCGCCGCGTACGTGGCAGAGGACTGAAGGCTACTCCGGCCGGGGTGCGTCCTCGCCGCGGGCCAGCCGGCGGAGGATCAGATCGCGTCTCCAGGCCATGCGACTCGGTCGGTGGTCGGGGTTTGATGTGAGGGGATGAGGGAGGGTGGCGGCCAGGGACGCCGCCTGCGCACGCGATAGATCGGCGGCGCTGCGGCTGAAATAGGCTTGTGCCGCGGCTTCCACTCCGAACACACCGGGGCCCAACTCCACGACGTTGAGGTAGAGCTCCAGGATGCGCTCCTTGGGCAAGAACCACTCCATTCGTTTGGCTACCACCAGTTCACGCACCTTGCGGGTGAGCGACCGCTCCGTACCGAAGTACAGGTTCTTGGCGAGCTGCTGGGTGATGGTGCTCCGCCCCTTCACCTCGTCTGCGTGGCTCCGGTAGTACCGCAGCGCCTGGGCGACGGACGCCCAGTCTCCTACGTCCCACCATTCGAAGGAACCGTCGCCCTGGTAGTGGAGCTCCTCGGCGAGCGCCAGCCAGTCCACTCCATCGTGTAGAAAGAACCGCTGATCCTCCGCGATGAGCACGGCGCGCACGAGGGTGGCGTCGATATCCTCGAGGTCGAGCCATTCACGCTGGATGCTCAGGACCTGGTCATGCTCCCGCGCCTCGCGCATCCGCTGGTGCATGAGCGACGTGTGGCCCGGGCGCATCCAGCGCAGAAGCTCCGGGTAGGGGCTCAGCGCGGCCAACGCCAGCAGAAGGGGCAGGCCGATGCGCAGGCTCCGCGGTATGCGGCGCCAGGCGCGTCGTAGGCGGGATCCTCCGGATCCGGACTTCGACGCTCGGGACGTGGTCATGGCGGACGATTCGACTCGGAGCGGGATGCCGAAGGTCCCGTCGGCAGCATCCCGCGTGCCGCTTCGAGCTGGTCGGCGGCGCCGTCTCATGTCAGCCTCGGAAATCGGCCTTGTCGAGGCCGTACTGCTGCATCTTGTTGTACAACGTACGCGTACTCACGCCTGCGCGCTCCGCCGCCTGACCCACACGGCCCCGCGTCTCGGACAGTACTCGTTCCAGGTAGGCGCTCTCCAACCAGGACACCAGGCGATCGCGGGCCTCGTCCAAGGGCTGCCGCACCAGGCTTTCCAGGCGCGGTGGCTCCGGTCCTCGCATCTCGGGGGGTAGCGCGCCGGAGATCTGCGCGGGTAGGTCGGCGAGCGACAGCTTGGGGCCCGGCGCCAGCAGGACCGCCCGCTCCATGACGTTGATGAGCTCGCGCACGTTCCCGGGCCAGGTGTAGCGCTCCAGTGCCTCCATGGCGGCGGCGTCGGTACCCGTCAGGTGCCGGCCGAACTGGTCGGAGAAGCGCTCGCAGTAGGCGTTGACCAGCTCTTCGATGTCTTCTCGGCGCTCGCGCAGGGGGGGCACCGTCAGCGTGACGACTCCGAGGCGGAAATACAGATCGGGACGGAAGTCGCCGGCCTCCATGGCCTCTTCGAGGTTGCGGTTGGTTGCCGCCATGATGCGCACATCGACCGGGATGGAGCGCTCACCGCCGAGCGGGTGGATGCGCCGCTCCTGGAGCGCCCGCAGCAGCTTGGTCTGGAGTGCGAGTGGCATGTCGCCGATCTCGTCGAGGAAGAGCGTGCCTTCGTGGGCCAGCTCGAAGTAGCCGCGGCGGGAGCGAACCGCGCCGGTGAAGGCGCCTTCGACGTGTCCGAAGAGCTCGCTCTCCAGGAGGGTGTCGGGAAGGGCGGAGCAGTTGACTGCCACGAATGGGCCGTCGGCGCGCGCGCTTTCCGTGTGGATGGCATGCGCCAGCCACTCCTTGCCCACTCCGGTCTCGCCGAGGATCAGAAGGGAGGCGTCCGAGCGGGCGACGCGTTCGGCCAGGCTGAGCAGCTCCTCCATGGCCGGGCTGGAAGAGGCGAAGTCGCCGAAACGGAACTCCTGCTCGGTACCGTCCGTGCGCCGCTGCAGCTGGGCGCGTCGTCGGCGCACCAGCGCGTCGAACGCTCCGCGCAGCGCCCGGTCCGGCAGGTGGCGCACCAGCACGTCGAGCGCGCCCGCCGCCGTCAGGCGCGTGCGCTCCTCCGCGTCTTCTTCATTCGTGAGGAGCACGACCTCGGGTGCGTCGGGCGCCGCACGGAGGGCGCTCACGGTCTCGGTGACGGGCTCGGGTAAGTCTGCTGCCGTGCAGATCAGCAGGTCGAACGACTCCCGCTTGAGACTCGACCACACCTGTCGCACGGTGCGCGCTTCGGCGATGACACGATCGCCGGTGTTGCTCTCGAGGATGGAGGTCAACCGTGCCGAGAGGGTCGGCGTTCTCGTGTAGACGAGGATGCGTGCGATCATCGAATTATCGGAAACACGGTGCTGAAAAGTGGGTGTGGCGGCGGAACTTCCTCTCCTACAAGGACAATCGAGCCGCTGGCACGCCTGGCGCCCTGCACGATTCGGCATGCACGTGCCGAAAAATGTCTCATATCGAGCAAATCAGCAACCATATGCTGAAAAAGCCGACCCACACCACCCGAACAACTCCCGGATGTTGCGCTGTATCACGTTGATACAAAACACTTTGCGGATATCTGACTCTTAGTTGGCCTGTCCCTTGCCTCACCGCCCGGCTCGAAGGAGCGAAACGCGCTCCCGCCAATCACTTGCGCCCCCCGGGGCGTGCTCCGGAGAGAGATCAATGGCGATGAAGAAGGCGGCCGCCAAGAGGAAGGCGACCAAGAAGAAGGCGACCAAGAAGAAGGCCGCGAAGAAGGCTGCCAAGAAGACCACCCGCAAGGCTGCGGCGAAGAAGACGGCCAAGAAGACCGTGAAGAAGGCGGCCAAGAAGACTGCCCGTAAGGCGCCTGCGAAGAAGACGGCCAAGAAGGCCGCCAAGAAGGCGTCCCGCAAGAAGGCCGCGCCCAAGCGCTAAGCCTCTCGGATCGGGAGGGTCCCCGGCGCTGCCGGGGGCCCGCTCCCGGGGATCCGGCCGGCTCGCCAGGGGTCTCATAGCGGCCCCGAACCTCCCAACCGGCCTCCTGCCCCAACCCTCTCCGAACCATGACCGCCCCCACCGTGCGTGTGCCGATCCTGGCCCAGCCGGACGACTACTCCTGCGGTCCCACCAGCCTGCACGCGGTCTATACGTTTCACGGGCTGGATCTCGACCTGCCTCAGCTGATCCGCGACGTCCCTTCGTTGAAGGAAGGCGGCACGCTCGCGGTCTTCCTGGGTCTGGACGCTCTGGCCCGGGGGTTCGATGTCCGCCTGTATTCATACAACCTGCGGGTGTTCGATCCGTCCTGGGCGGGTCTGGATCGAGGCACACTGCTGGAGAAGCTGCGGGCCCAGCTGTCCGCCAAGCGCAAGCGACGGCTCCGGGAGAGCACGCGCGCCTACGCCAGTTTCCTCGAGGCGGGAGGTGAGCTTCGCTTCGATCCGCTCACGGTTCGCTTGATCGAGGAGTACTTCGATATGGGACTGCCCGTCCTGTGCGGCCTGAGCTCCACGTATCTGTACGGCACACCCCGTGAGGTGGAGGCGGAAGGTGGCCGCATGCTCTATGACGACGTGCGCGGCACGCCGCAGGGGCACTTCGTGGTGCTGTGCGGCACGCGAGTGGGACGGTTCTTGATCGCC
This window encodes:
- a CDS encoding ferritin-like domain-containing protein, which produces MNLTSLRKLYIHELKDLYSAEHQILDHLPQMVAAAQDKGLRQALEAHHKQTERQVARLEKIFSGLDAKPGGQKCKGMEGLLKEAKDAVTERASDDVRDAAIVAAAQRIEHYEMAGYGVARAFAEKLGDYRAADLLQETLNEEALADQKLTRLAERRLNFEALA
- a CDS encoding DUF2188 domain-containing protein, translated to MKRSTKRKIQKHLQQAGETVTKAGEALRPAARNGAGKAVVAAAGIAALGAAGVVTARALRQRRSNGAEPGTTFRLEADAEGGWILTRDGGDDQRFGNKRQALRAARDVAASAHPSRLIIHRTDGRVQRTHTY
- a CDS encoding outer membrane beta-barrel protein; translated protein: MSRFRIVVCAAAFAGALTAQPAAAQDHRWSLEGRLGATLPTGDIGDNDETAGLSGAVDLLYSVSNAASLYGGVRAYRFNCDGPECVDDRNGKGLGAGVKFVFAREARALPWVRGGVIYDQAAISGSDSDWAPGFEVGAGIDLDLSPRFALVPAVRYYGYRAEFAQPEDDADMRYFVIDLGAHLHF
- a CDS encoding choice-of-anchor B family protein, producing the protein MASTRMLLVAALLAVPAAVPAQTYVSAHPALPAAGFASAMVMDGSLLYVGRTGAATGMPIPPSRAGSVHVFERGAAGFREIAMVEGSDAEIGDGFGTAIAAHGAWLAVGAPQQGGGSVYIFQRAGSEWRQVAKLAAPAGPADAAFGSALGISDGFLFVGAPQATQKGVVYAYDAAAGWRPAGELAPSDPADSRLGRSISVQGNQVLVGAPGPGGSVGGGGMQGQPGPGAAYLFERDGSGWRALTRLAAPAGALAMGTKVHLGEGWALASAPITGNANGALYEFTRGADGTWAAGTPLKPEAQGPTIFGADFVVAGEDLLVGAPMVGQFSGVVYVFGRQAGTWTPKQTLTAETQGMAGFFGMAVAGSGDVAVLGAPGDDFWEGTGFVFRRGADGTWTETSTVTDAGSGLEAITGGQVDCSADGMAASFGCQDVDLVSFLPASALGAERGIMVSDIWGWTDSESNREYALIGRFDGTSFVDVTDPAHPVYLGNLPLTEGATKNLWRDIKVYKDHAFVVADAAGEHGVQIFDLTRLRDFNGTPETFSEDAHYSGIHSAHNIVINEETGFAYAVGSSMGGETCGGGLHMIDIRDPRNPMFAGCFSDPLTGNAKTGYSHDAMCTVYHGPDTEHQDKEICFGANETALSIADVTDKANPVALSRASYPNVAYSHQGWISDDHRYFFLDDELDELSGTQDRTRTLVWDIADLDDPVLLTEYKGETAASDHNLYVKGNLMYESNYVAGLRIIDISDPANPREVAHFDTVPWGDDAPGFAGSWSNYPYFKSGNIIVSSMREGLFVLRKRERPVS
- a CDS encoding YkgJ family cysteine cluster protein; its protein translation is MGKALKVLYNCNKCPAYCCSYAWIPVTDRDLKRLAKHHGITEKKAERRFTKTTKDGVRVLRHKDDEYFETICMFIDDETRGCSIYEGRPTICRQYPGSARCGYYDFLSAERNRFDDPDLVVAAYVAED
- a CDS encoding biosynthetic peptidoglycan transglycosylase yields the protein MTTSRASKSGSGGSRLRRAWRRIPRSLRIGLPLLLALAALSPYPELLRWMRPGHTSLMHQRMREAREHDQVLSIQREWLDLEDIDATLVRAVLIAEDQRFFLHDGVDWLALAEELHYQGDGSFEWWDVGDWASVAQALRYYRSHADEVKGRSTITQQLAKNLYFGTERSLTRKVRELVVAKRMEWFLPKERILELYLNVVELGPGVFGVEAAAQAYFSRSAADLSRAQAASLAATLPHPLTSNPDHRPSRMAWRRDLILRRLARGEDAPRPE
- a CDS encoding sigma-54 dependent transcriptional regulator, coding for MIARILVYTRTPTLSARLTSILESNTGDRVIAEARTVRQVWSSLKRESFDLLICTAADLPEPVTETVSALRAAPDAPEVVLLTNEEDAEERTRLTAAGALDVLVRHLPDRALRGAFDALVRRRRAQLQRRTDGTEQEFRFGDFASSSPAMEELLSLAERVARSDASLLILGETGVGKEWLAHAIHTESARADGPFVAVNCSALPDTLLESELFGHVEGAFTGAVRSRRGYFELAHEGTLFLDEIGDMPLALQTKLLRALQERRIHPLGGERSIPVDVRIMAATNRNLEEAMEAGDFRPDLYFRLGVVTLTVPPLRERREDIEELVNAYCERFSDQFGRHLTGTDAAAMEALERYTWPGNVRELINVMERAVLLAPGPKLSLADLPAQISGALPPEMRGPEPPRLESLVRQPLDEARDRLVSWLESAYLERVLSETRGRVGQAAERAGVSTRTLYNKMQQYGLDKADFRG
- a CDS encoding peptidase-C39 like family protein is translated as MTAPTVRVPILAQPDDYSCGPTSLHAVYTFHGLDLDLPQLIRDVPSLKEGGTLAVFLGLDALARGFDVRLYSYNLRVFDPSWAGLDRGTLLEKLRAQLSAKRKRRLRESTRAYASFLEAGGELRFDPLTVRLIEEYFDMGLPVLCGLSSTYLYGTPREVEAEGGRMLYDDVRGTPQGHFVVLCGTRVGRFLIADPYQANPISGDHYYEVEPAHLVRSILLGVVTYDGNLMVVAPKGELPDFPQRGPFVHGVADPPEAP